ACCTGACACGTCAACCAATTATCTTACAACACCTGGCATTAACCGACTATGTCATCATGCCATGTGACACTTAACTTGACATGTTATTATCTAACTAACGGAAGAATCAATGTaacttatattttatctttcaagaactaatataactaaaaaaaatcttttgtgaactaatttaaaaacataaataattttttaagaacgattgcaaagaaaacaaaaaaaagaattggATGACTTACACACATTTGTAatccataataaaaaaaaaaattagcgaTTTACTTACAGTAAGGATAATAATATCCCTTCAAACACTTTCTCCCCCTCCAGTATATATATGTAGAGAGATAGcgaatatatatatagagagagaagaaaagaaagcaagcaTCACCTCTGTCCCGGTCCCTctgttgcttttttttttctctatcttCATCACACTTCAATCCTTTTCGCTTTTGTCTTTCTTTGTCCTTTGATTGTTagcataaattaattaatattctcCCTCTCTTGGCATCGAAAGTGTATTTGGTGTCAGCTAGTGTAGAAGAAATGTGAGAATGATCTTGTTTTAAGCCAGAGCCACCAGTGCCCCCAACTCAACAACTGACCTGACAGCCCTAGTGGAGTGCCACACATTCCAGCTACTTCTATCTAATGGGGTCCGAGCAAAATCGATTTCCTCAGCATGAAAGGGTAACTCTTTACTCTAGCGGAtcgtttttatttcttttttttggtgGGTTGGGGGGGTTTAGATCTGAGCTTCTCAATATATAACCTAACTTCAATTTTGGTTTGTTCTAGATTGGGGATCGCTTCTTATGTTTGTTCATTACTGTTTTTACTTTAATAAGTCTGTTTCTTTCTCAGATCTCAGGTTAAACGAggatattgtatttatttttcccCTTCTAGCCTATTCTTAATGGTTTATTTCCATCCCCACGCACTCAGCTTGGAGAGATCTGAGGGCTGAATTATTAGTTTCCACTTTCCAAAGCTTCCACATTTTATCATCTTGTAGAAGCTTTGTAGAGAAATCCTTCCCCAAAAGAGAGTGAAGAACGGTGTACTTTAAATCCTTTGATGCTTTTTTCTCCCCCTCAAAATCTGCATTGCTAGTATCACACGCACTTGTCTTTTTGTCTtgtattatttgtttatttatatatatttattatgccTAGTTTATATTTAGCAGCATAAGTTTGTTGTTAATGAACATCTTATATCACATTTTCTGGGAGCTGTCCGAGGAAAGGgtttgtaattttattaatcCAGAGAGTCCAATGAATAGGAAGGGACCTTTGGAAACATACCATTCCTTCCAACCACAGGCACTAAAGAACTGCAAGAACTGGTACAGCCATACAAATTACAATCATAGCTTCTAGGTGTGAGGATGCACCCAGTGTTCACCAAAAATCCTGAAAAAGTTTCCACAAGAAAGTTTCTGCCTGAATGCAGGTATAGATTCACTAAATGATGAACATGAAGAGAACTGTGTGAAGATGAAACTTAGAGAGGTTGAGATTACAAATTGTTTGTGAAGAAGAGACTTCTGATTATTTGGAGTGTGGGTTAAAACtggggaaaagaaaaaaagaaaatacacaaaaaatctGAAGGCCAGATTGTCTTGTATATACTGAGGGTGAGATTACTAGAATCAGGTAGATGAAGGGACACTAGTTTGTTTAACTTTGCAATGTATTATAGGatgttaatttagtaatttctTTAACAgttaaatgatattttgaaaatagaCAAGTTGAGTCTTAAAAGGACCAAATGCCAACATTAATCATGGAAAGATACAGACACATCAAGAATTCAAGATAGTCGTTCCAAGACTTATGTATGCTAATTTTGTCCATCATATTGTAAAATAGCCATTGATTTAAGGATCAAGTTGATGTCCAAATATGCATTTGAGATTAGATTGATTTCCATGTTAAAGAAGGGACAAAGTTGATATTTAAAATTCTAACTGAACATTTGAACTAGATATTCCTTATTTAATTGGAGGATTTAGTTTGTGCATTTAAGTATACTAAAACATAAGTTGTGATTACTAAGGTTGTGTTTGGTAGGGAGATAGAAATTGGGAGACTGAGACTAAATTAAGTCTATGTATTATGTTTAGTTAAAGTGTACAAGACTGAGTTATGTCTTATTATCATATTTGGTTCAAGATAAATATGGAGATGAAATAAgaatatttactaaaatatatttCATTATTAAAGAAAATGTTAAAGCTTCACTATATGTTTCCAGAAATTTCAATCCCATATGTCTCCATTTTCTTGAGGTATTGAAgagattgaaattttgtgccctgGGACTAATTTTTAGTTCTAGTCTCTGGCCACCAAATACAATATTGAGTCCCGTTTCCAGTCTTTGGAAACAAACACTACTTAAATGTATGCGTAAGCTTCAATTAGCACATGTTGacattgagagagagagagattcttgaaaaaaaaaaaacacatttttGCATTTGTGTACTTGAAATCAAATCAATTCGTCCTAACtatcatataaaattatatgattaggAATTATGGAGAATGCAATTGGATGAATCAATTCATTTGTCATTATAATGTGGTTGCAAACATGAGATTAAGTAAAAAATcaattcattttcatttttagttGTTCCAAATGCACTCTAAtggttaaaaaaaatggaaattcTAAAATATGGTTGTCTATGTTGAGATCTTCCCATTATTTATCTCTTCTTTCTTGAATCCTAAGTATATTGCTTGACTTTTATTGACAGCGAAAGAGATGGGGTGGATGTTGGGGtgcattttcatgttttggttcACAGAAAGGCGGCAAGCGCATTGTACCTGCATCTCGCATTCCAGAGAGTAATGTATCAGCCACTCAACCCAATGGCCCTCAAGTTGTGGGGTTGCCCAATCAAGCCACGGGACTCGCTCCTTCTCTTTTAGCTCCGCCTTCATCACCAGCATCGTTCACACATTCTGCCCTTCCTTCAACTGCACAGTCACCTAGTTGTTTCTTGTCATTATCTGCTAATTCACCTGGTGGTCCCTCATCCACAATGTTTGCTACTGGACCATATGCTCATGAAACACAACTGGTTTCTCCTCcagtcttctctaatttcactACTGAGCCATCTACTGCTCCTCTGACTCCGCCACCGGAGTTGGCTCACTTGACAACTCCCTCTTCCCCAGATGTTCCTTTTGCTCATTTTCTATCGTCTGCAGTGGATCTAAAAAATGGTGCTAAAAGTAACTATGTCACAGCAAATGATCTTCAAGCTACTTATTCATTCTACCCTGGAAGTCCTGCCAGTAGCCTTAAATCTCCAATCTCAAGGAACTCTGGTGAGTGTTTATCATCATCTTTTCCTGAACGTGAGTTCCGCCCGCAGTGGGATCCATCACTATCTCCTGAGAATGGAAAATATCAAAGGACTGCATCTGGGAGGTTGTCTGGTCATGACACTAATGCTGTCACAATGGCATCCCAAGATACAAATTTCTTTTGCCCTGCTACCTATGCACAATTCTATTTAGACCAAAATCCTCCATTTCCTCATACTGGTGGGAGGTTAAGTGTTTCCAAAGATTCAGATGTTCAATCTACTGGTGGGAATGGACATCAAAGTAGGCATGCTAGAAGTCCTAAGCAAGATGTGGAAGAAATAGAAGCTTACAGAGCATCCTTTGGTTTCAGTGCAGATGAGATCATTACTACCACTCAGTATGTGGAGATTTCTGATGTAACAGAGGACTCATTTACCATGATGCCTTTCACCACCGGTAAGTCCACAATGGAAGAAAGCATAGAACATGCATTGATGAAAGAAGGAATCAAAGCTCAAGAGACACAAGTGCCATGTCAGAGTCTGAAAAGCCTTAGGTTAGATGCAAGTCCTGATATCAAGGAAGCACGTAATCAGATCACAGTATGTCAAGGATACAAAGGTATGCTGTAATATTTCCTGGTCCAGAATATGATCTGTTTGCTTACATCTTGAGAAATcatcaaaaatgggaaaaaGGATATAGAGCATATTACTTATAGATTAATTATGATATGATTTGGTTCGCCTCAGTATATAAAGCCTTGCTTGGCTGtatttatgattaataataatgtttttTACATTCAGGTGGTAAAGTATTATATCTGGATTGTCATAAAAGACCAGAAAAGATGGATGGTGATTGTGTTAGAATGCATTTAGCTCAGTAGGATGTGCCATCTTTGTTTCAACCTTTTTCAtgcttatttttttatctaccTGTAATCAAATGTTTCTTTCTTGCAAATTTCAGATCAAATATCACACGAGCATTGTAACAGCAGCTCTGGGTTAAGTACACCGGATAACCATGTTGTCATGGATGACGAGGACATATTCTCGAAATTGGGAACATCCAGAATTTCCAGGAAATATCAGATGGGGTTATCATGCTCTGATGCAGAGGTTGACTATAGGAGGGGAGGAAGCTTAcgagaaagaaagggaaaaatgTGATTTGGCATGACTAAGGATTAAAGCAGTTTCTTTGTTATCTgtgtattaatttaatttgcagcttccttataaaaaaatgaaaaaaaaaaaaactcttggAGTTCTCTTATAGATGGAATGGTCTAACCTAGATCTAACCGATTCTGTCCCTCGGGTTTGCCAAGATCTTACTGATGAATGAATGTAGTCTCTTAATTTCCCTCAAGCAAGTCTGAGTTCGTGTTAAGCAAATggagtttaaatttaaaataggtGAATGCTGTACAATTGAGGTTGTACATCTTTTGAAGCtggttagttttttttttttttttctttctggtGACTGAATCTGCTTAGTGTAGGACTATAGACTTTAGAGAAGTTCTTTACAGAAATAAGTGGTTAGTTTTTGTTTGATTGAATattcaaattagtccttaaGAAATCTTGGATTAAATATCTTAGTctccaacaaatttttattttttaaaagtcttcaagaattattttagTCGGACAGATTAGTTTTTGGATCGcctttaatcaattttttaatgtgtattgGATAAATAAGtctctcaaattttttattatagggCAAGTTTCAAAATATATCATTATAAGTCAAatgtttttttcttcaaaacaaTAGTAGAATGAATtagtctaataaaaataatatttgaggACTTATagtcaataaaaatttattggagATCAAAATGCCtgatatgaaatattttttttttgggaggGGGACAGGGAGGGATTTTAGAATtgggaattttttttaataaataaaataaatattttatttatcaaaatagaCAATTTGtagcatttttattaaaatgtattttatgtcttatttcgtttacaatgtaaacgaATTAGTATTAAtttgtttacactgtaaacgaaataagaCATGAAACGAAAAACGTGTATATTGCGTTTACAATGTAAATGAAATGTGTAGTATTAATTCGTTTACATTGTAAATGAGATACATGAATAATTATGATGTGtacagtataaacgagatattTAATGACAAATTTTCAGTAGCTATAAAAGGATGTACAACCCTTTGTATTGTTCACAAACATTTCATTACTCCTCTATCTTTTTCTttcgaaaataaaccaaaatgtcTAGTAGTATTGGATATTTAGTTGTAAATGTGTATCCCAACTGGCAACTGCCATATGAAAACCAGTGATAATAAGGTGATATTTGAGTGTTAAAATCCCATTATGTTATGTACTCAGCGAGTAAGTTCTTTGTTCGAGTTGAATAGTCTGATATTGAGTAGTGTCGGTGGTAGCGGGAGAAAAGAGATCGGAAGGTGGGGTATATGATGCTAGCACAGATGGAAAATGGAGTTTTTCGGTTTCGTCTGTTTTGGTTCCATGGTGACGAGCATGTGCGCTtgatttagggttttctatggttatttttctaggatttttctagggtattttagggttttctaatattttcaggggtttttagggttttttagggttttctagaattctCTAGGttcttctatgattttctaaacttttctagggtttttagggtattttagtattttctaaggtttttctaggatttttaggatttttctagggttttctgtgttatctaggattttctatggttttatagggttttctaggattttctaggattttctagggttatctaagGTTTTCCTAGGATTTTTTTTacgattttttaggattttctagggtttttcaggtttttaggggttttcaatgtttttctaggattttctagaattttctagaattttttagggttttctacgattttttagggttatctagggatttttatgttttctagggttttctagagatttctaggttttctagggttattagggtttttctaatgttttctaggttttttaggggtttttggagttttttagggttctcAGGGTTTTTTACGatcttttagggttttttagagttttctaaggttttctagagttttatagggttttttttatgattttctaaggttttctaaaGTTTCTCTAgtattttctagtgttttcttggattttctagggtttcttagAGTTTTTCTATGGATTTCTAGGGGttctctaaggttttctagggattttcaggatttttctaggattttttaggtttttctagggttttctagaattttttagggttttctagggttctctaggtttttctaggattttcttaggttttctaggattttttagggaactttagtgttttctagtgtattttagtatgttctaggattttttaggatttttctaggattttctgtgTTATCTGggattttctagatttttttagggttatctaggatttttctaggattttctaggactttttaatattttctaggattttctaagattttttagggttttttaggaatttttaggattttctagggctttccagagttttttaagatttttcaaagtttttctagagttttcttgagtttttttaggttttctagattttttatgGTGTTTTTTTGGAGTTTTTACGATTTTCTAGACTTTTTCAACATTTTATAGGATTtcttaggatttttctaggattttctaggatttttctaggctTTACtaaggttttcttgggttttctaggatttttctagggttttctagggttatctagaattttctagggtttcctagtgtgtttctaagatttttaggattttttaggattttctagagtttttctaggattttctaggattttctagagtttttagggttttctagtgcttcttaggtttttctaggattttctaggattttttagtattttttaggattttttagggtttcttagggtttttagtgttttctaagggttcctaaggttttttaggtttttctagggttttctaggatttttctaggattttgtaagattttctagggtttttgagctttttagagtttcctaggattttttagggtttcctagggttcttctaggattttttacgtttttctaagattttctagtgttttgtATGATTTTCTATGGCaatctaaggtttttagggttttctaggattttctagggtttttctagggtttttaggattttctaggaatctttaggattttttagggttttctagatttttctaggattttctaaggttttctagaatttttctagggttttctagggttttttgggttttttagggttttctagtatttttcaggatttttagggtttttcaaagtttttctagtatgttttaggattttctagggtattcTAGGGTTCTCTAGATTTTTTAGTGTtatcttgggttttctaggatttttctataattttctagtgttttttaggATATTCTTGGGATTCCTAGagtttttttaagattttctagggtttcttagatttttctagaatttttaggattttttcagattttctagggtattttaggattttctaaatttttttatggttttctagggtatttaggattttctaggtttttctagggctTCCTAGCTTTTTCTtggggttttctaaggttttctataattttttaggattttctaggatttttagggttttctagggtttcctaggttttttctagggtttcttagaattttttagggttttctagagttttttagggttttctaggattttcttgggtttttctaggattttctacgtttttctagggttttctaggattttgtgtggttttctaggattatcaaatttcaaagatttttagggtttcgtaggattttctaaggtttagtttttctaagatttttctaggttttttaggatttttctaggattttctagggttatcaagagttttctagggttttttagggttttctaggagttttaagggttttttaaggtttcttaggttttctatggttttctagggtcttctaggattttctaggactttttagggttttcaaggatttttcaggattttttaggttttttgggtttttctaagcttttctagggttttttaaggttttttagggttttctagggttttttaggattgtCTAGGATTTTccttgggttttctagaattctctacggtttttaagggttttctagagtttttctaaaatttttaggattttctagggtttttctaagattttctagggttttcaaggtttttctagagttttcttgggttttccaggttttttctagggttttctaggggttttaaggtttttctagagttttttagggttctcTAGGatatttctagggttttctaagattttttaagattttttagggttttctagggttttctaggattttctagaatttttctaggattttctagatattttaatgtttttctaggatttttaagggtatctagggttttctaggattttctagtattttttggattttactaagattttctagagttttttttaagttcttttagagttttttttaaggttttcttggggttttctagggttttctaggtgaTGTggggttttttatgattttctaggcttttttaggattttctaggatttttcaaggttttctaggggtttttagagttttctagagttttctagatttttctaggattttctagtattttctaggatttttatatggttttttagggttttctaagtttttcaggattttctaggtttttctaggattttctagggttgttttaaggttttctaggattttctaggtttttctatggtattctaggattttctaggtattttttagggttttctagagttatctaggattttttagatatttttaggattttctagagatttctatagttttctagggttctctatttttttctaggattttctaaggttttctaggatttcttagggtattttagtgttttcaagaatttttctagggtttctagggttttctaggattttctatgtttttatatGGTTTaagagggttttctagggtttgctagatttttctagggtttttagggttttctagggctttctagatttttctaaggttttccaGAATTTTTATGGCTTTTTaaagtttttctagggttttctagattttttaggattttctaggttttttagtgttttctagtgTTCTTTAGGAttatctaggattttttagggtttcctACAGTTTTCTggagtttttctaggattttctaaggttttttaggattttttatggtttttctaggattttctcgggtttttttaggtttttctagggttttctaggatttatctagggttttctagaattttctagattttttaggatttttagggttttctagagtttgctagctttttaggattttttagggttttttagaattttctaggattatctaggattttctctgagcttctagggttttttagggttttctagagttttgctaggattttctaggattttctattgttttttggggttttctagggattcctacgatttttctaggattttctagggttttctagttttttttagtattttctttgattttctaggattttttaggggtttctaaaaattttctaagggttttttagggttttcttgggtatCCTAGAGTTTTTAAGGATTTTCTTGggctttttagggttttttaggattttctagggtttttaggattttctatggtttccgagggattttagggttttctaggattttctagggtttttctaaggttttctagatttttataggattttctagagtttcctagggttttttagggttctctagggatttttagtgttttccagagttttttagaattttctaggatttttaggtttttttaagGTTTCCTAAGATTTTGAAGGGTTTCCTAGGGGTGTTCTAGTGTTTCCTGggttttttttaggattttgtatGGTTTTATTGTGTTATCTaatgttttctaggattttttaggattttctaaggttttttagatttttctaggggttttagagtttttctaagtttttctacagttttttcagttttttctaggatttttctagggttttctagtgttttcaaGGTTTTTCTAAGGTtgtctagagttttctaggatttttcttgggttttataGGGTTTTTCTAGAGATTTATAGAGTTTTCctgggtttttagagttttctagagattttttgtattttctaggatcgtctaggattttttagggttttcttaggtttcgtaggatttttctaggattttctaggttttctaggtttttctaggttttctagggtttttttaggattttctagtgttttctagagttttctagggtttttctagggttttctatggtttccTCGAGTTTTCTACGggtttctagtattttctaggactttttagagttttctaacattttctagggttttctaggattttttatggttttctaaagttttgtaagattttctagggttcttctagtattttctagggtttcttagagattttctatggtttcttagggattttctaaggtttttcaGGATTTTCTAGCGATTTTCAGGGTTTTGTAGGGCttcctaggattttctaggtttttctagggtgtttagggttttcttggggttttaggattttctaggatttcttagggttttctaggattttatagggattttttaggattttttaggggttttctaggtttttctagagctatctagaattttctagagttttatacggttttctagggttttctcgAGCTCCTTacatttttttagggttttctaggattttttagggttttctaggtgttttgttgtgttttctaggatttttctacagtttttttgggttttctaggtttttttaggatttttctagtgttttctagggttttctatggatttttagggtttttaaagttttttagggttttctaggattttttagagttttttaaagttttcttgggatttctaagattttttaggggtttctaggattttttagggttcttCTAGTGTTTTCTACGGTTTCTTAGGGTtcttctatggttttctaggaatttttagggttttgtagggCTTCCTATGATTTTTCTAAGgatttctaggtttttctaggaattttctagaattttctagggctttttaaggttttctaggatttcctagagtttcctagggttttctagaggtttttcagaattttctaggggttttctagggttctctagggttatctaggattttctaaggttttttagggttttctaggattttctagggttctctaggtttttctaggattttctaaggttttctagtattttctataaaattttagtattttcaagggttttctaggatttttctagggtttctagtagttttctagggttttctgtgttatctagggttttcgagagttttctagagttttctaggattttctagtcttttttaggattttctaggactttttagatttttctaggattttctaggatttttttagagttttctagtactttctaggattttctaatattttctagagttatcttggattttctaggggttttctaaagtttttagtattttctaggattttctaggttttttaagATTTCCTAAGTTTGTTagtattttctatggtttttcttaggtgtttagggttttttagatttttcttggtttttctaggattttctaggattttttaggtcttctaggattttctagtgttttctttggtttttcttaggtgtttagggttttctagttttttctaggatttcctaggattttctagggttcctagggttttctaaagttttctaggtttttctaggatttctaagattttctaggggttttctgggatttcctagggttttctaggattttctaggtttttttagagttttccaagattttctagggttttttaggattttctagatttttctagagttttgtaagattttttagtatttctagggttttctatgagttttctaagattttctaggtttttctagagttttccaagattttctagggttttttaagattttctagatttttctagagttttgtaggatttttttaggatttctagGACTTTCtatgggttttctaggattttctaggtttttctagagttttccaagattttctagggttttctaggattttctagggttctcTAGGTTTTTGCTagaattttctaaggttttctagtattttctataatattttagtattttcaagggttttctagaatttttatagggtttctagtatttttctagggttttctgtgttatctagggttttcgagagttttctaggattttctagtctttttagggttttctagggctttttttatttttctagggttttctaggatttttttagagttttctagtactttttggggttttctatgattttctagggttttctaggtttttagggcttttcaaagtttttcttgggatttctaggatttttttactggggttttataggttttttaggatttttttaggagtttttaggattttctatggctCTCtagggattttctaggattttttatgattttctaggatttcctagggtttctttgggttttctaggttttctaatttttttctaggttttctaggttatctagaattttctaagatttttaggattttcttgaattttctaggattatctaggattttctaggtttttctagactttttaggattttctagggttttctaagattttttagggtatttttgtgttttctagaactttctaggatttttctaagatttttaaaggttttctagaattttctgtATGATAtgggattttctaaggtttttaaaggttttttagggtttttcaaagtttttctagagttttctagggtttttctagggttttctagagttttttagaaatttctaggggttttcaatattttctagggttttccagacttttttagggttttctaagatttcctaatattttctagggttatcttggattttctaggggttttctaaaatttttagtgttttctagggttttttaggatttcctATGTTTGTTagtattttctatggtttttcttaggtgtttaggattttctagagttttctagg
This portion of the Arachis duranensis cultivar V14167 chromosome 6, aradu.V14167.gnm2.J7QH, whole genome shotgun sequence genome encodes:
- the LOC107493308 gene encoding uncharacterized protein At1g76660, yielding MGSEQNRFPQHERRKRWGGCWGAFSCFGSQKGGKRIVPASRIPESNVSATQPNGPQVVGLPNQATGLAPSLLAPPSSPASFTHSALPSTAQSPSCFLSLSANSPGGPSSTMFATGPYAHETQLVSPPVFSNFTTEPSTAPLTPPPELAHLTTPSSPDVPFAHFLSSAVDLKNGAKSNYVTANDLQATYSFYPGSPASSLKSPISRNSGECLSSSFPEREFRPQWDPSLSPENGKYQRTASGRLSGHDTNAVTMASQDTNFFCPATYAQFYLDQNPPFPHTGGRLSVSKDSDVQSTGGNGHQSRHARSPKQDVEEIEAYRASFGFSADEIITTTQYVEISDVTEDSFTMMPFTTGKSTMEESIEHALMKEGIKAQETQVPCQSLKSLRLDASPDIKEARNQITVCQGYKDQISHEHCNSSSGLSTPDNHVVMDDEDIFSKLGTSRISRKYQMGLSCSDAEVDYRRGGSLRERKGKM